Proteins found in one Gemmatimonadota bacterium genomic segment:
- a CDS encoding sulfatase-like hydrolase/transferase, giving the protein MCTLANRPIFEPGEEKRLRADYAGNVTLIDDQIGEIFAAVEARGEMDNTVIMLCSDHGEMNGDCGILGKSNFMNGTVRVPMVVRTPETVGSSVAGKTCASHTEWFDAGPSLVELAGGEIEINRLRLFPIVGKTMCIPKRCHFFVTVEFWNFFIVAHVVFFPYHRRR; this is encoded by the coding sequence ATGTGTACGTTGGCCAACAGGCCTATCTTTGAACCTGGGGAAGAAAAGAGATTACGGGCGGATTACGCAGGTAACGTGACGTTGATTGACGATCAAATTGGTGAGATTTTCGCGGCAGTCGAAGCGCGCGGTGAAATGGACAACACGGTGATTATGCTGTGTTCTGATCACGGCGAGATGAACGGGGATTGTGGGATTTTGGGCAAAAGCAATTTCATGAATGGCACGGTTCGAGTGCCAATGGTGGTTCGTACGCCTGAGACAGTCGGGAGTTCGGTCGCCGGGAAGACCTGTGCGAGCCACACGGAATGGTTTGACGCGGGCCCGAGCCTGGTTGAGCTGGCGGGGGGCGAAATCGAAATCAACAGGCTCCGTCTGTTCCCAATAGTCGGCAAGACTATGTGTATCCCAAAACGCTGCCATTTCTTCGTAACTGTCGAATTTTGGAATTTCTTTATCGTCGCGCATGTTGTCTTTTTTCCTTATCATCGTAGAAGGTAA
- a CDS encoding TonB-dependent receptor plug domain-containing protein: protein MRMNRFLVTFLSLLIACGLASEAFSASTGKIAGKVVGTNGDPLPGANVVIVGTTQGASTDGNGDYFILNVTPGTYTLQVSMVGYTTVTQSGVRVNIDLTTPLNFSGQFAMAEEALGLDEITVIAERPVVQADVSANVQNLTEQEIETLPITSITDAVELQAGVLTNQYGDLSIRGSDLAEIAYTVDGLSMRDGRDNTPMSTVSVTAIQDVKVQTGGFNAEYGNVRSGLVNIVTKEGRKDRYSFDAFLRYSPPKEDFFGPHPNDMNDPGYLLKPFVDPKVAFPGTHTPESGWDIYSRRNYPESTGWSNFALDLLAQPSNPYYGVGIVDDPNVDESTLDPSELKVNNGLLDVMLFYFRKDFNVTASKHDIDMSLGGPLLPPMMGADLGGLRFFGSVKRERRPYISSFLINSYMNDLGRVKVTSDVRTNIKASVEFLINRESGLQQNERGFPQIFRGNGALTTVGDPTDRIGGGYYEPLYTDSYFGVSDRERINVGFSMTHVLSPKTFYEFRVQRMHSAFDLDVPRDRDLQTVVKRFPRNPDFPAPEPIQQVVEVTQNEIGLAETPFGFSLINESYNRMEFGQGWAEARDSSKVTVWTTKIDITSQQNQVAQFKAGFEYIFSQYRIGHGHFEFRNVNKTPGYDWDRDPAQIAAYVQTKLEFNAMIANLGLRLDHWDARGDWWVYDDWASAFSAKFGEAELPNVLEQAAIKKQTFISPRLGVSFPMTADSKLFFNYGHFRQMLDARNLFSIYSSSSFAIMEMGNPNHPMPRSINYELGFEQNLFDRYLLRLSGYYKANDEQPNLVSYTNLDQSVNYSFSEPLNYDDIRGFELTIRKRRGKWVGGFVNYTFMQTKDGNFGFDQRFENRLSQAQFIRDTRFHYQNKPVSRPFGSAALEFYTPRDYGTKVAGFHPLGNWEAAFLVNWRAGQHEDWFGPEKVSLSGVSNNVQWRDFWNWDLRLTKRFGNLATLYIDVENLFNQKRLNPGSFGGQGSFGDRGLYMASLHLDPEKAFEGLTDAEIPYAFPPGDDRPGDFRTDDRFVPIEIVGKAADLPADGLPGTAEITPGLPTGLEPDRRLLWYVADSDTYQEYRNGSWGVADPGFLKEVLDKKLYIDMPNPRMGRFLFPRRVFFGLRFSL, encoded by the coding sequence ATGCGTATGAACAGATTTCTCGTAACATTTTTGTCGCTGCTTATTGCGTGTGGTCTGGCAAGCGAAGCTTTTTCTGCTTCCACCGGAAAGATCGCCGGTAAGGTCGTCGGCACAAATGGCGACCCGCTGCCAGGTGCGAACGTTGTCATTGTAGGCACCACCCAGGGTGCGTCCACGGACGGGAACGGGGATTACTTCATCCTGAACGTGACGCCGGGGACTTATACCTTGCAGGTGTCGATGGTGGGGTACACGACGGTGACGCAGTCCGGCGTTCGTGTGAACATTGACCTGACCACACCCTTGAACTTCTCTGGCCAGTTCGCGATGGCGGAAGAGGCGCTGGGTCTCGACGAGATCACCGTTATTGCGGAGCGTCCTGTGGTTCAGGCGGATGTGTCCGCGAATGTTCAGAATCTGACGGAACAGGAGATCGAGACGCTTCCTATCACGTCAATCACGGATGCTGTCGAGCTGCAGGCGGGGGTTCTGACAAACCAATATGGTGACCTTTCCATTCGCGGTTCGGACCTTGCGGAGATTGCCTATACGGTGGATGGCCTGTCGATGCGCGACGGTCGTGACAATACTCCGATGTCCACAGTAAGCGTGACGGCGATTCAGGATGTGAAGGTCCAGACGGGCGGCTTCAACGCGGAATACGGGAATGTTCGTTCCGGGCTGGTGAACATCGTGACGAAGGAAGGCAGGAAAGACCGGTATTCATTCGATGCGTTCTTGCGGTATAGTCCTCCGAAAGAGGATTTTTTCGGTCCGCATCCGAACGATATGAATGACCCCGGATATCTTCTGAAGCCTTTTGTCGATCCGAAGGTTGCCTTTCCTGGCACGCATACGCCGGAGAGCGGGTGGGACATCTATTCTCGCCGCAACTATCCGGAGTCAACGGGCTGGAGCAATTTCGCCCTGGACCTCCTTGCTCAGCCGAGCAATCCGTATTATGGCGTCGGGATCGTAGACGATCCGAATGTCGATGAATCGACGCTGGATCCATCGGAGCTGAAAGTGAACAATGGCCTTCTGGACGTCATGCTTTTTTACTTCCGTAAGGATTTCAACGTCACGGCGTCCAAACACGACATCGATATGAGCCTGGGAGGTCCGCTGCTTCCTCCGATGATGGGCGCGGACCTGGGCGGCCTTCGGTTCTTTGGCTCCGTGAAACGGGAACGTCGTCCTTACATTTCATCTTTCCTGATCAATTCGTATATGAACGACTTGGGGCGCGTGAAGGTGACGTCGGATGTACGGACGAATATCAAGGCTTCTGTTGAGTTCCTGATCAACCGGGAATCCGGCTTGCAGCAGAATGAGCGTGGTTTTCCGCAGATCTTCCGGGGCAATGGGGCCCTGACGACCGTTGGCGACCCAACGGACAGGATTGGGGGCGGCTATTACGAGCCCCTGTATACGGATTCCTACTTCGGCGTCAGCGATCGAGAACGGATCAATGTCGGATTCAGCATGACGCATGTGCTGAGCCCGAAGACGTTCTATGAATTCCGCGTTCAGCGGATGCATTCGGCCTTCGACCTGGATGTGCCCCGGGACAGGGACTTACAGACGGTTGTGAAGCGTTTTCCGAGGAATCCTGATTTTCCAGCTCCCGAGCCGATTCAGCAGGTTGTCGAAGTAACGCAGAACGAAATCGGCCTGGCTGAAACCCCGTTTGGTTTTAGTTTGATTAACGAATCGTATAACCGAATGGAATTCGGTCAAGGATGGGCCGAAGCCCGTGACAGCTCGAAGGTGACGGTGTGGACGACGAAAATCGATATCACGTCGCAGCAGAATCAGGTGGCGCAGTTCAAGGCGGGCTTCGAGTATATCTTCAGCCAGTATCGAATTGGCCATGGCCATTTTGAGTTTCGCAACGTGAATAAAACGCCGGGCTACGACTGGGACCGAGACCCGGCCCAGATCGCGGCGTATGTGCAGACGAAGCTTGAATTCAATGCGATGATCGCGAACCTGGGCCTTCGGTTGGATCACTGGGACGCCCGTGGAGACTGGTGGGTCTATGATGATTGGGCTTCTGCCTTCAGTGCGAAATTCGGGGAGGCCGAGTTACCGAATGTGCTGGAGCAGGCGGCCATCAAGAAGCAGACCTTTATCAGTCCGCGCCTGGGTGTCTCGTTCCCGATGACTGCGGACAGCAAGCTGTTCTTCAACTACGGTCATTTCCGTCAGATGCTGGATGCCCGCAATCTGTTTTCGATTTATTCCTCCAGCAGTTTCGCCATCATGGAAATGGGGAATCCGAATCATCCGATGCCTCGCAGCATCAACTACGAGCTTGGTTTCGAGCAGAATCTGTTCGATCGCTATCTTCTGCGGTTGAGCGGGTATTACAAGGCGAACGACGAGCAGCCGAATCTCGTGTCGTATACGAACCTGGATCAATCGGTCAATTACTCGTTTTCGGAGCCGTTGAACTATGACGATATTCGCGGCTTCGAACTGACGATTCGCAAGCGTCGCGGCAAGTGGGTTGGCGGGTTCGTGAACTACACGTTCATGCAGACGAAGGATGGGAATTTCGGCTTTGATCAGCGGTTCGAGAACCGGTTGTCGCAAGCTCAGTTCATTCGAGACACGCGTTTTCATTACCAGAACAAGCCTGTGAGCCGTCCGTTCGGGAGTGCGGCGCTCGAGTTCTACACGCCACGTGACTACGGGACGAAAGTTGCGGGCTTCCATCCTTTGGGGAACTGGGAAGCTGCTTTTCTGGTGAACTGGCGTGCCGGTCAACACGAGGACTGGTTCGGTCCAGAAAAAGTATCGCTTTCAGGCGTGTCGAACAACGTGCAGTGGAGAGATTTCTGGAATTGGGATCTACGACTGACGAAGCGATTTGGGAATCTGGCCACGCTGTACATCGATGTTGAGAATCTGTTCAATCAGAAGCGCCTGAACCCGGGATCCTTCGGTGGTCAAGGCTCGTTTGGCGACCGGGGCCTCTATATGGCGTCGCTGCACCTGGATCCGGAAAAGGCATTCGAGGGTCTGACGGATGCTGAGATTCCGTATGCGTTTCCACCCGGCGATGACCGTCCTGGTGATTTCCGAACGGACGATCGGTTCGTGCCGATCGAAATCGTGGGGAAGGCGGCCGATCTGCCTGCCGACGGACTTCCTGGTACTGCAGAGATCACTCCGGGCCTGCCTACGGGACTGGAGCCGGACCGTCGCCTGCTGTGGTATGTCGCGGACTCAGATACGTATCAGGAGTACCGGAACGGGAGTTGGGGCGTTGCGGATCCGGGCTTTCTCAAAGAGGTGCTGGACAAGAAGCTGTATATCGACATGCCGAACCCACGTATGGGGCGTTTCCTGTTCCCGCGGAGAGTGTTTTTCGGCCTCCGGTTCTCCTTGTAA
- a CDS encoding PorV/PorQ family protein produces MKKITVLMMYMLGLLFYLPASAQNDADEAEPVVIEPGQDIPRERRAQAGFKFLTVSPDARAAAMGGAYSSIRGGSTAMYYNAAAMAYYGRKIDVAGGQVQWIADVNYITGSAAFVTNFGVFGLSLVAVDYGDFLGTVRFDNEKGFIDTGTYSPSAFALGFGYARAITDRFSVGGDLKIARQDMGAVPISITGTNPSLKDFKETAFIVDFGVLYWTGFKSLNFALSTRNFATERKFSKESFELPLTFRMGLSMDLIDLTGIDKEVHALLFSIDTERPRDFNENVKMGAEYTIMKTLSLRMGYTFPSDEEGISLGVGVSRDLGTTDVGFDYAYTDFGVFDAVHRLGVHVGF; encoded by the coding sequence ATGAAAAAGATCACTGTATTGATGATGTATATGCTGGGACTGCTCTTCTATCTACCTGCCAGCGCGCAGAACGATGCGGATGAGGCTGAGCCTGTTGTCATTGAGCCAGGTCAGGACATCCCCAGGGAGCGAAGGGCGCAAGCCGGATTCAAGTTCCTCACCGTTTCACCCGATGCGAGAGCAGCGGCTATGGGAGGCGCATATTCCTCGATTCGAGGTGGCTCTACGGCGATGTATTACAATGCAGCCGCAATGGCGTACTATGGCCGAAAGATCGATGTGGCCGGAGGGCAGGTCCAGTGGATCGCTGACGTCAACTACATCACCGGGAGTGCAGCATTTGTGACCAACTTCGGCGTATTCGGCCTTTCTCTGGTCGCGGTGGACTATGGGGATTTTCTTGGCACCGTCCGCTTCGATAATGAGAAGGGATTCATAGATACCGGTACCTACAGTCCTTCCGCATTTGCACTTGGCTTTGGCTACGCCAGAGCCATTACGGACAGGTTTTCCGTTGGTGGCGACCTCAAGATCGCCAGACAGGATATGGGTGCAGTACCTATATCAATTACGGGGACGAACCCTTCTCTCAAGGACTTCAAAGAAACAGCATTTATTGTGGATTTCGGGGTTCTTTACTGGACGGGATTCAAGAGCCTGAATTTCGCCCTTTCTACGCGCAATTTTGCGACCGAGAGAAAATTCAGTAAAGAGAGCTTTGAACTGCCGCTCACGTTCCGTATGGGATTATCGATGGACCTGATCGACCTGACTGGAATTGATAAGGAAGTCCATGCGCTCCTGTTCTCAATTGATACCGAACGACCTCGCGACTTCAACGAGAACGTCAAGATGGGGGCGGAGTATACAATTATGAAGACGCTTTCACTTCGGATGGGCTACACATTTCCATCTGACGAGGAAGGCATTTCCCTGGGTGTTGGGGTGAGTCGCGATCTCGGCACGACGGATGTTGGTTTTGACTACGCCTACACTGATTTCGGCGTGTTTGATGCCGTTCATCGACTGGGAGTCCACGTAGGTTTCTAA
- a CDS encoding SDR family oxidoreductase, which translates to MAKKLEGKVAVVTGGNSGIGEATGKVLAREGAKVALLARRQDKGQAVQDEIREAGGDATFITCDVRDHEAVEAAIAQTVETYRAIHILVNNAGGGAFGGKAGEPMRLEDNETWDRVIAVNLTGPFYVTRAVWPHMAAAGGGVITNISSGAAGSGFTEKMLEIRGGFDVSSYAAAKAGLEGFTRVTASMGGPENIRVNTIRPRLIVDKEGHHWLEHVREYVQILEGKVQAEDIANTVLFLSSADARYVNAATLEVGGGCVSNI; encoded by the coding sequence GTGGCCAAGAAATTGGAAGGCAAGGTCGCCGTCGTTACCGGCGGTAACAGCGGCATCGGGGAGGCCACCGGCAAGGTGCTTGCCCGGGAGGGTGCAAAGGTGGCACTGCTGGCTAGACGTCAGGACAAGGGTCAAGCCGTGCAAGACGAGATTCGCGAGGCAGGTGGCGACGCCACCTTCATTACCTGTGACGTCAGAGACCATGAGGCCGTCGAGGCGGCAATAGCGCAAACCGTCGAAACTTACCGAGCGATACACATCCTCGTTAACAATGCTGGCGGCGGGGCGTTTGGGGGAAAAGCCGGGGAACCGATGCGGTTGGAGGACAACGAGACATGGGACCGCGTAATCGCCGTCAACCTGACAGGCCCGTTCTACGTAACCCGGGCCGTGTGGCCGCATATGGCCGCCGCTGGCGGCGGCGTAATCACCAATATCTCATCCGGCGCCGCCGGGTCGGGCTTCACCGAGAAGATGCTGGAGATTCGCGGCGGTTTCGATGTCTCGAGCTACGCCGCGGCCAAGGCCGGGCTCGAGGGCTTTACCCGCGTCACCGCCAGCATGGGTGGGCCGGAGAACATCAGGGTCAACACCATCCGGCCGCGCCTCATAGTGGACAAGGAAGGGCACCACTGGCTCGAACACGTACGCGAGTACGTCCAGATTCTGGAGGGAAAGGTGCAGGCCGAAGATATCGCCAATACCGTGCTCTTTCTCAGTTCCGCGGACGCTCGCTATGTCAATGCCGCGACTTTGGAGGTCGGCGGCGGATGTGTTTCCAACATATAG
- a CDS encoding phytanoyl-CoA dioxygenase family protein, with the protein MTPEEKFIFDLQGYIVIKNILSHEEVDTLNTIADEQLKVQEEINDGLKIPKRVSLWGRPYQNLFDHPNIIPYLDELLGPKFRADHDYGIFMRRGSHKGGLHGGDSGAFDGRASHWYKYRDGVMRNGLTVVVYFLAPVRKGDGGFCCVPGSHKSNFGADVPKDVRSFDRVPHYIVQPEAEAGDALIFTEATMHGTLPWTSDEERRTLLYKFSPGHSIWSQRFYDFDEYDGLTEQQMRVMSPPFAVRRPDTIQAV; encoded by the coding sequence ATGACACCTGAAGAAAAGTTTATTTTTGACCTCCAGGGCTACATCGTAATCAAGAATATCTTGTCGCACGAGGAAGTAGACACGCTCAACACGATTGCTGATGAGCAATTGAAAGTTCAGGAAGAAATTAATGATGGGTTGAAGATTCCCAAGCGAGTATCGCTTTGGGGACGCCCCTATCAGAACCTGTTCGATCACCCCAACATCATCCCTTATTTGGACGAGCTACTCGGACCAAAATTTCGAGCGGATCACGATTATGGAATTTTCATGCGGCGCGGCTCCCACAAAGGAGGCCTTCACGGCGGAGACTCCGGAGCTTTTGACGGTCGAGCTAGCCATTGGTACAAATACCGCGATGGTGTCATGCGTAATGGCCTCACCGTTGTCGTGTATTTTCTCGCCCCCGTCCGAAAGGGAGACGGTGGATTCTGTTGCGTGCCTGGATCGCACAAGTCCAACTTTGGTGCGGATGTGCCAAAAGACGTCCGCTCCTTCGATCGCGTTCCACACTACATCGTTCAGCCAGAGGCGGAGGCCGGAGATGCCCTGATTTTTACGGAAGCGACGATGCACGGGACACTCCCCTGGACCTCCGATGAGGAGCGTCGTACGCTACTTTACAAGTTCAGCCCGGGTCATTCAATCTGGTCACAACGCTTTTACGATTTCGACGAATACGATGGCCTGACCGAACAACAGATGCGTGTCATGTCACCCCCATTTGCTGTTCGACGTCCGGACACCATTCAGGCCGTTTAA